A single Falco naumanni isolate bFalNau1 chromosome 20, bFalNau1.pat, whole genome shotgun sequence DNA region contains:
- the ANP32E gene encoding acidic leucine-rich nuclear phosphoprotein 32 family member E isoform X3 has protein sequence MEMKKRINLELRNRAPEKVTELVLDNCRSSNGEIEGLNDSFKELEFLSMANVELTSLAKLPTLSKLRKLELSDNIISGGLEVLAERCPNLTYLNLSGNKIKDLGTVEALQNLKNLKSLDLFNCEITNLEDYRDSIFELLQQITYLDGFDQEDNEAPDSEDDDDEEGDEDDDDEDEDEAGPPGEYEEEDDEDDGGSDLGEGEEEEEVGLSYLMKEEIQDEDDDDDYVEEGGDEEEEEGIRGEKRKRDPEDEGEEEDD, from the exons GTGACGGAGTTGGTGCTTGATAACTGCCGATCCAGCAACGGTGAAATCGAAGGTCTGAATGATTCATTTAAAGAACTCGAGTTCCTTAGCATGGCCAATGTAGAGCTGACATCGCTGGCCAAACTCCCCACGTTGAGCAAGCTCCGAAAG TTGGAGTTGAGCGACAACATCATTTCGGGAGGCCTGGAGGTCCTTGCAGAAAGATGTCCAAATCTCACATATCTAAACCTAAGCGGCAACAAAATCAAAGATCTTGGCACTGTGGAAGCTCTT caaaatctgaaaaacttgAAGAGCCTTGACCTGTTCAACTGTGAGATTACAAACCTCGAGGATTACAGAGACAGCATTTTTGAGCTGCTTCAGCAAATCACATACCTAGATGGATTTGATCAGGAAGATAATGAGGCACCGGACtcagaagatgatgatgatgagg AAGGAGATGAAGATGACGATGATGAAGATGAGGATGAAGCCGGTCCTCCAGGAGAATACgaagaggaagatgatgaaGATGATGGAGGTTCAGATTTGGGGGAAGGcgaagaggaggaggaagttgGTCTTTCCTACCTGATGAAAGAAGAGATTCAG gatgaagatgatgatgatgactaTGTTGAAGAAGGAGGTGACGAGGAGGAAGAAG AGGGCATTcgaggggagaagaggaaacGAGACCCTGAAGATGAAGGCGAGGAAGAGGATGATTAA
- the ANP32E gene encoding acidic leucine-rich nuclear phosphoprotein 32 family member E isoform X2, producing MEMKKRINLELRNRAPEKVTELVLDNCRSSNGEIEGLNDSFKELEFLSMANVELTSLAKLPTLSKLRKLELSDNIISGGLEVLAERCPNLTYLNLSGNKIKDLGTVEALQNLKNLKSLDLFNCEITNLEDYRDSIFELLQQITYLDGFDQEDNEAPDSEDDDDEGDEDDDDEDEDEAGPPGEYEEEDDEDDGGSDLGEGEEEEEVGLSYLMKEEIQDEDDDDDYVEEGGDEEEEAEGIRGEKRKRDPEDEGEEEDD from the exons GTGACGGAGTTGGTGCTTGATAACTGCCGATCCAGCAACGGTGAAATCGAAGGTCTGAATGATTCATTTAAAGAACTCGAGTTCCTTAGCATGGCCAATGTAGAGCTGACATCGCTGGCCAAACTCCCCACGTTGAGCAAGCTCCGAAAG TTGGAGTTGAGCGACAACATCATTTCGGGAGGCCTGGAGGTCCTTGCAGAAAGATGTCCAAATCTCACATATCTAAACCTAAGCGGCAACAAAATCAAAGATCTTGGCACTGTGGAAGCTCTT caaaatctgaaaaacttgAAGAGCCTTGACCTGTTCAACTGTGAGATTACAAACCTCGAGGATTACAGAGACAGCATTTTTGAGCTGCTTCAGCAAATCACATACCTAGATGGATTTGATCAGGAAGATAATGAGGCACCGGACtcagaagatgatgatgatgagg GAGATGAAGATGACGATGATGAAGATGAGGATGAAGCCGGTCCTCCAGGAGAATACgaagaggaagatgatgaaGATGATGGAGGTTCAGATTTGGGGGAAGGcgaagaggaggaggaagttgGTCTTTCCTACCTGATGAAAGAAGAGATTCAG gatgaagatgatgatgatgactaTGTTGAAGAAGGAGGTGACGAGGAGGAAGAAG CAGAGGGCATTcgaggggagaagaggaaacGAGACCCTGAAGATGAAGGCGAGGAAGAGGATGATTAA
- the ANP32E gene encoding acidic leucine-rich nuclear phosphoprotein 32 family member E isoform X4, giving the protein MEMKKRINLELRNRAPEKVTELVLDNCRSSNGEIEGLNDSFKELEFLSMANVELTSLAKLPTLSKLRKLELSDNIISGGLEVLAERCPNLTYLNLSGNKIKDLGTVEALQNLKNLKSLDLFNCEITNLEDYRDSIFELLQQITYLDGFDQEDNEAPDSEDDDDEGDEDDDDEDEDEAGPPGEYEEEDDEDDGGSDLGEGEEEEEVGLSYLMKEEIQDEDDDDDYVEEGGDEEEEEGIRGEKRKRDPEDEGEEEDD; this is encoded by the exons GTGACGGAGTTGGTGCTTGATAACTGCCGATCCAGCAACGGTGAAATCGAAGGTCTGAATGATTCATTTAAAGAACTCGAGTTCCTTAGCATGGCCAATGTAGAGCTGACATCGCTGGCCAAACTCCCCACGTTGAGCAAGCTCCGAAAG TTGGAGTTGAGCGACAACATCATTTCGGGAGGCCTGGAGGTCCTTGCAGAAAGATGTCCAAATCTCACATATCTAAACCTAAGCGGCAACAAAATCAAAGATCTTGGCACTGTGGAAGCTCTT caaaatctgaaaaacttgAAGAGCCTTGACCTGTTCAACTGTGAGATTACAAACCTCGAGGATTACAGAGACAGCATTTTTGAGCTGCTTCAGCAAATCACATACCTAGATGGATTTGATCAGGAAGATAATGAGGCACCGGACtcagaagatgatgatgatgagg GAGATGAAGATGACGATGATGAAGATGAGGATGAAGCCGGTCCTCCAGGAGAATACgaagaggaagatgatgaaGATGATGGAGGTTCAGATTTGGGGGAAGGcgaagaggaggaggaagttgGTCTTTCCTACCTGATGAAAGAAGAGATTCAG gatgaagatgatgatgatgactaTGTTGAAGAAGGAGGTGACGAGGAGGAAGAAG AGGGCATTcgaggggagaagaggaaacGAGACCCTGAAGATGAAGGCGAGGAAGAGGATGATTAA
- the ANP32E gene encoding acidic leucine-rich nuclear phosphoprotein 32 family member E isoform X1, with amino-acid sequence MEMKKRINLELRNRAPEKVTELVLDNCRSSNGEIEGLNDSFKELEFLSMANVELTSLAKLPTLSKLRKLELSDNIISGGLEVLAERCPNLTYLNLSGNKIKDLGTVEALQNLKNLKSLDLFNCEITNLEDYRDSIFELLQQITYLDGFDQEDNEAPDSEDDDDEEGDEDDDDEDEDEAGPPGEYEEEDDEDDGGSDLGEGEEEEEVGLSYLMKEEIQDEDDDDDYVEEGGDEEEEAEGIRGEKRKRDPEDEGEEEDD; translated from the exons GTGACGGAGTTGGTGCTTGATAACTGCCGATCCAGCAACGGTGAAATCGAAGGTCTGAATGATTCATTTAAAGAACTCGAGTTCCTTAGCATGGCCAATGTAGAGCTGACATCGCTGGCCAAACTCCCCACGTTGAGCAAGCTCCGAAAG TTGGAGTTGAGCGACAACATCATTTCGGGAGGCCTGGAGGTCCTTGCAGAAAGATGTCCAAATCTCACATATCTAAACCTAAGCGGCAACAAAATCAAAGATCTTGGCACTGTGGAAGCTCTT caaaatctgaaaaacttgAAGAGCCTTGACCTGTTCAACTGTGAGATTACAAACCTCGAGGATTACAGAGACAGCATTTTTGAGCTGCTTCAGCAAATCACATACCTAGATGGATTTGATCAGGAAGATAATGAGGCACCGGACtcagaagatgatgatgatgagg AAGGAGATGAAGATGACGATGATGAAGATGAGGATGAAGCCGGTCCTCCAGGAGAATACgaagaggaagatgatgaaGATGATGGAGGTTCAGATTTGGGGGAAGGcgaagaggaggaggaagttgGTCTTTCCTACCTGATGAAAGAAGAGATTCAG gatgaagatgatgatgatgactaTGTTGAAGAAGGAGGTGACGAGGAGGAAGAAG CAGAGGGCATTcgaggggagaagaggaaacGAGACCCTGAAGATGAAGGCGAGGAAGAGGATGATTAA